In Elaeis guineensis isolate ETL-2024a chromosome 1, EG11, whole genome shotgun sequence, a genomic segment contains:
- the LOC105033051 gene encoding protein LATERAL BRANCHING OXIDOREDUCTASE 1 — MMAEGEEKKERELGRKLVQELSETGQEPPIRYIQRAEDRPIAPPPPSSTVPVVDLHRLLQTDGQDEAAKLRSALESWGLFQAIGHEMSVSFLDEVRNAAREFFQLPMEAKQKYKCLTKGKLEGYESDPIASEDQILDWCDRLYLMVQPENGRNLALWPANPHSFREILHEYTMKSRKVADKVLMAMAKLLDVNEEYFTHQLGDTAAVYARFNYYPCCSRPDLVFGLKPHTDGSMITFVLLDKDVEGLQVLKDDEWVRVPPNPHALLVNLGDQMEIMSNGIFKSPVHRVVTNSEKERISVVMFYALEPEKELEPAERLVDEMRPRLYRKVKTKDYLEVFFQSFSQGKRAIDWVKI; from the exons ATGATGGctgagggggaggagaagaaggagagggagTTGGGAAGGAAGCTGGTTCAGGAGTTGTCGGAGACCGGCCAGGAGCCGCCCATCCGCTACATCCAGAGAGCGGAGGACCGTCCGATCGCTCCTCCACCGCCGTCCTCCACCGTCCCCGTCGTCGATCTCCATCGCCTGCTCCAAACCGACGGCCAGGATGAGGCGGCCAAGCTCCGCTCGGCCCTCGAGTCCTGGGGTCTATTTCAG GCTATTGGCCATGAGATGTCAGTTTCATTCTTGGATGAAGTGCGAAATGCAGCAAGGGAATTCTTTCAACTCCCAATGGAAGCAAAGCAGAAATACAAATGCTTAACAAAGGGTAAATTAGAAGGGTATGAGAGTGACCCCATTGCATCTGAAGACCAAATCCTTGACTGGTGTGATCGCCTATATCTCATGGTACAACCAGAAAATGGGAGGAATCTAGCCCTTTGGCCAGCGAATCCCCACTCGTTCAG GGAAATCCTCCATGAATACACCATGAAGTCAAGGAAGGTAGCTGACAAAGTCCTCATGGCCATGGCAAAATTGTTGGATGTGAATGAAGAGTACTTCACTCACCAACTTGGAGACACAGCTGCAGTATATGCCAGATTTAACTATTACCCATGTTGTTCAAGACCTGATCTTGTCTTCGGCCTCAAACCTCACACTGATGGCTCCATGATCACCTTTGTTTTGCTAGACAAAGATGTAGAAGGCCTTCAAGTACTCAAAGATGATGAGTGGGTCCGGGTGCCCCCAAATCCTCATGCTTTGCTTGTCAACTTGGGAGATCAGATGGAG ATTATGAGCAATGGAATTTTCAAAAGCCCTGTGCATAGAGTAGTGACCAATtcagaaaaggagaggatctctgTGGTTATGTTTTATGCATTAGAACCAGAGAAGGAGTTAGAACCTGCAGAGAGGCTGGTAGATGAGATGCGGCCAAGATTGTACAGGAAGGTGAAGACGAAAGACTATCTTGAAGTCTTCTTCCAGAGCTTTTCACAAGGGAAGAGAGCTATTGACTGGGTAAAAATCTAA
- the LOC105033054 gene encoding heparanase-like protein 3 isoform X1 → MGGVLLQLLRFCFWALLWLTSSVAVYPTGAPPPPPVGTSEGAAVIDGTTPIAVTDDDFICATLDWWPPEKCDYGTCSWGLASMLNLNLSNKILLNAVKEFSPLKLRLGGSLQDMVIYGMDPHQPCTPFVKNTSEMFGFTQGCLPMHRWDELNNFFKKSRAVIIFGLNALNGRVPLPDGSLGGPWNSTNAASFIHHTVNKGYAIHGWELGNELSGSGIGAKIGADQYAADVISLKKIIDNIYHGFPDKPLVLAPGGFFDAGWFGELINKTKPHSLDVITHHIYNLGPGVDEHLIDKILDPSYLDGEASTFSSLQGILRSAGTSTTAWVGEAGGAYNSGHHLVTDSFVFSFWYLDQLGMSSTYDTKSYCRQSLVGGNYGLLNTTTFHPNPDYYSALLWHRLMGSKVLSTNFTGTKNIRAYAHCARESQGITLLLINLSGNTTTEVFVTTASAFAIASKHYIPRTRFNHVPGFQRTLAFMREEYHLTAGDGNLHSQTMLLNGNILHVDSEGKIPTLKPIEVDASLPITVTPFSIVFAHIPYFYAPACR, encoded by the exons ATGGGTGGAGTTCTTCTCCAGCTCCTGCGCTTCTGCTTCTGGGCACTTCTATGGCTTACCAGTTCTGTGGCGGTGTATCCCACgggagctcctcctcctcctcctgttgGGACCAGCGAGGGGGCCGCCGTCATCGATGGGACGACGCCCATTGCGGTCACCGACGATGATTTCATTTGCGCTACGCTGGATTGGTGGCCTCCAGAGAAGTGTGACTACGGGACTTGTAGCTGGGGCCTGGCATCCATGCTCAATCTG AATCTTTCcaacaagattttactaaatgcTGTCAAAG AATTTTCTCCATTGAAACTCCGTCTTGGGGGTTCCTTACAAGATATGGTCATTTACGGCATGGATCCTCATCAGCCATGCACTCCCTTTGTTAAGAATACTTCAGAGATGTTTGGTTTTACGCAAGGCTGCCTACCTATGCATAGATGGGATGAGCTCAACAATTTCTTCAAAAAATCCAG GGCTGTAATCATTTTTGGGCTGAATGCCCTTAATGGAAGGGTCCCTCTGCCAGATGGATCTCTAGGAGGACCTTGGAACTCCACCAATGCTGCATCTTTTATTCACCATACTGTCAATAAGGGTTATGCTATCCATGGCTGGGAGCTTG GAAATGAATTAAGTGGAAGCGGAATTGGAGCTAAAATTGGAGCAGATCAATATGCTGCAGATGTGATCTCCCTCAAGAAAATTATTGACAACATCTACCACGGTTTCCCTGATAAGCCGCTGGTACTCGCACCAGGGGGTTTCTTTGATGCTGGCTGGTTTGGTGAGCTCATCAACAAAACAAAGCCCCACTCATTGGATGTGATCACCCACCACATATATAATCTTGGTCCAG GGGTTGATGAACACTTGATTGATAAAATTCTCGATCCCTCATATCTCGATGGTGAAGCGAGCACATTCAGCAGTCTCCAAGGAATTCTCCGAAGTGCGGGAACTTCAACCACCGCATGGGTCGGGGAAGCTGGAGGAGCTTACAATAGTGGCCACCATCTTGTCACAGATTCATTTGTGTTCAGCTTCTG GTATTTGGATCAGCTTGGCATGTCATCAACATATGACACCAAGAGTTATTGCAGACAAAGTTTGGTTGGTGGAAATTATGGCCTACTCAACACAACGACATTCCATCCGAATCCTGATTACTACAG TGCTCTCTTGTGGCATCGACTCATGGGAAGCAAAGTCCTGTCAACAAACTTCACAGGGACGAAAAATATACGGGCATATGCGCATTGTGCAAGAGAATCT CAAGGGATCACACTTCTATTAATCAATCTCAGCGGCAACACTACTACTGAAGTTTTCGTTACCACTGCATCTGCCTTTGCTATAGCTTCAAAGCATTACATTCCTAGGACAAGGTTCAACCATGTACCTGGATTTCAAAGAACCCTTGCTTTTATGAGGGAAGAATACCACTTAACAGCTGGTGATGGGAATTTACACAGCCAAACCATGCTGCTGAATGGCAACATTCTGCATGTAGATTCAGAAGGGAAAATTCCTACACTCAAACCAATTGAAGTTGATGCATCACTACCAATAACAGTTACCCCATTTTCTATTGTTTTTGCCCACATTCCCTACTTTTATGCTCCTGCTTGTAGGTAG
- the LOC105033054 gene encoding heparanase-like protein 3 isoform X2: MGRRPLRSPTMISFALRWIGGLQRSVTTGLVAGAWHPCSIWCFIFSFLQNLSNKILLNAVKEFSPLKLRLGGSLQDMVIYGMDPHQPCTPFVKNTSEMFGFTQGCLPMHRWDELNNFFKKSRAVIIFGLNALNGRVPLPDGSLGGPWNSTNAASFIHHTVNKGYAIHGWELGNELSGSGIGAKIGADQYAADVISLKKIIDNIYHGFPDKPLVLAPGGFFDAGWFGELINKTKPHSLDVITHHIYNLGPGVDEHLIDKILDPSYLDGEASTFSSLQGILRSAGTSTTAWVGEAGGAYNSGHHLVTDSFVFSFWYLDQLGMSSTYDTKSYCRQSLVGGNYGLLNTTTFHPNPDYYSALLWHRLMGSKVLSTNFTGTKNIRAYAHCARESQGITLLLINLSGNTTTEVFVTTASAFAIASKHYIPRTRFNHVPGFQRTLAFMREEYHLTAGDGNLHSQTMLLNGNILHVDSEGKIPTLKPIEVDASLPITVTPFSIVFAHIPYFYAPACR; encoded by the exons ATGGGACGACGCCCATTGCGGTCACCGACGATGATTTCATTTGCGCTACGCTGGATTGGTGGCCTCCAGAGAAGTGTGACTACGGGACTTGTAGCTGGGGCCTGGCATCCATGCTCAATCTG GTGTTTCATCTTTTCCTTCCTGCAGAATCTTTCcaacaagattttactaaatgcTGTCAAAG AATTTTCTCCATTGAAACTCCGTCTTGGGGGTTCCTTACAAGATATGGTCATTTACGGCATGGATCCTCATCAGCCATGCACTCCCTTTGTTAAGAATACTTCAGAGATGTTTGGTTTTACGCAAGGCTGCCTACCTATGCATAGATGGGATGAGCTCAACAATTTCTTCAAAAAATCCAG GGCTGTAATCATTTTTGGGCTGAATGCCCTTAATGGAAGGGTCCCTCTGCCAGATGGATCTCTAGGAGGACCTTGGAACTCCACCAATGCTGCATCTTTTATTCACCATACTGTCAATAAGGGTTATGCTATCCATGGCTGGGAGCTTG GAAATGAATTAAGTGGAAGCGGAATTGGAGCTAAAATTGGAGCAGATCAATATGCTGCAGATGTGATCTCCCTCAAGAAAATTATTGACAACATCTACCACGGTTTCCCTGATAAGCCGCTGGTACTCGCACCAGGGGGTTTCTTTGATGCTGGCTGGTTTGGTGAGCTCATCAACAAAACAAAGCCCCACTCATTGGATGTGATCACCCACCACATATATAATCTTGGTCCAG GGGTTGATGAACACTTGATTGATAAAATTCTCGATCCCTCATATCTCGATGGTGAAGCGAGCACATTCAGCAGTCTCCAAGGAATTCTCCGAAGTGCGGGAACTTCAACCACCGCATGGGTCGGGGAAGCTGGAGGAGCTTACAATAGTGGCCACCATCTTGTCACAGATTCATTTGTGTTCAGCTTCTG GTATTTGGATCAGCTTGGCATGTCATCAACATATGACACCAAGAGTTATTGCAGACAAAGTTTGGTTGGTGGAAATTATGGCCTACTCAACACAACGACATTCCATCCGAATCCTGATTACTACAG TGCTCTCTTGTGGCATCGACTCATGGGAAGCAAAGTCCTGTCAACAAACTTCACAGGGACGAAAAATATACGGGCATATGCGCATTGTGCAAGAGAATCT CAAGGGATCACACTTCTATTAATCAATCTCAGCGGCAACACTACTACTGAAGTTTTCGTTACCACTGCATCTGCCTTTGCTATAGCTTCAAAGCATTACATTCCTAGGACAAGGTTCAACCATGTACCTGGATTTCAAAGAACCCTTGCTTTTATGAGGGAAGAATACCACTTAACAGCTGGTGATGGGAATTTACACAGCCAAACCATGCTGCTGAATGGCAACATTCTGCATGTAGATTCAGAAGGGAAAATTCCTACACTCAAACCAATTGAAGTTGATGCATCACTACCAATAACAGTTACCCCATTTTCTATTGTTTTTGCCCACATTCCCTACTTTTATGCTCCTGCTTGTAGGTAG
- the LOC105033052 gene encoding uncharacterized protein, translated as MGNASSMLTQYDIEEVQEHCNYLFSLQEIVSLYQRFCQLDRNAKGFISADEFLSIPEFALNPFSQRLLKMVDGLNFKDFVAFLSTFSSKATLEQKIELIFKVYDIDGKGKVTFKDLLEVLRDLTGSFMSEEQREKVLSQVLEEAGYSRNCSLLLEDFVKILGKPGLKMEVEVPVD; from the exons ATGGGCAACGCCTCGTCGATGCTGACCCAATACGATATAGAGGAAGTCCAGGAGCACTGCAACTATCTCT TCTCGCTGCAAGAGATAGTCTCCCTCTACCAGAGATTCTGCCAGCTGGACCGTAACGCCAAGGGATTCATCTCTGCCGACGAGTTCCTCTCCATCCCCGAATTCGCCCTCAACCCCTTCTCCCAG AGGTTGCTAAAGATGGTCGATGGATTGAACTTTAAGGACTTTGTGGCATTTCTTTCAACATTCAGCTCGAAAGCCACCCTCGAGCAGAAGATAGAAT TGATATTTAAGGTGTATGACATTGATGGTAAGGGAAAAGTGACTTTCAAAGACTTGTTGGAGGTGCTTCGTGATTTGACAGGATCTTTCATGtctgaggagcagagagag AAAGTTCTGAGCCAGGTATTGGAGGAGGCTGGTTACTCAAGAAATTGTTCACTTTTGTTGGAAGATTTTGTTAAG ATTCTTGGCAAACCTGGCTTGAAAATGGAAGTGGAAGTGCCAGTTGACTAG